The DNA sequence CCCGTCTCTGAGCATCCAGTAGAGAGTGACCCACTGTAGGAGCCAACCTCTGCAGCGACGTCCAGTGTTTACCTGCAGGCCGGGAGAAGGCAAACAACGATGAAGATCTTTTCGTCACCAAGACCTCAACACCAGGGTTATTAGAGTTAACTAAAACCGAAACGAAAACCTGTAACGTCGAATCCAatgaaacatgaacaaaaaacatagccgaaataaaacatattgataaaacatattaaacttttttcagctggttgccaaggcaacatttcaaatattaatttggCAATTCCATAAATATTCCATTCTATAAATGGCAagaacacacaaataaaatgactaaaacttaaatgaaaaacataaagaaaatataaaaaggtggattctatttctatttttctgaCTTTAACACTAGCATTCTCTATTTTTTTCCAATTCTATCTacgtgttttctttttattattttaaaaaaccttgCTGCGTTTACTGCGTTGGATAAATCAAAAGCGTTTACATATTATTGctcagtaacactttagtgtAGGTCAATTTCCGCTAGAAACTAGgtgcttattagcatgtattattataaagaaaatgttctaCATGACCACATTCTatatccctaatcctaaccttaacaactaccttactaactattaataagaagtAAATCagaaagtcatagttaatggtttgttagtGTAGAGGACTAATCCCTAATGTGTGATCTATTGCTTTTTTGATTGTTTCgattattacaataaaagggtctgcactgaatgtaaatgtaatccaTGCAATCTTAGCCACGTTTTCTTCAGTTTCACTTACTCTGAATCTCAATGACCCTCTCTAGGGAGGCTGTGGCTTTTGGACATGGTTTCTGTTGAAGCACAGTCAGTGGTAGAGGATCCAActgcaacacacaaaaaaacaagaaaaataaaataaactaatttatgaTCATTTGATAAATAGGATCACTATTAAAAACTCATGTTCTCCTACTATTGACGTTGCTGTTTTTATGCTGAGACCTTAATAATgcatgtgtaaaaataataaaacaatgaaaacaatgtctTATTTAACCTTCGAACAGTTCAAGTATGTTCTTCTGAACTAATTAAAACCACTTAGGCACATATTATTGAAgcgtaaacctttttttttaaatcacgaGAACAGAACATGAGGGGTTAAAACAGCAGCACtgttcaaatgtaataatatcaTGCACTGTTCAgatgtgtgtgaatgaatgacAGGCACCTCGTCTCCAAGCAATGCAGCCACGCAGGACTCAGATGCGTCACAGATGGCGGTGAGGTCATGACCTCCTTCCAGCGCCAAAACCACACGGCCGCCAGCCAACTTCATCAACTGCTTAGTGAGATGGCCGAAACCTACGCAGAGAGCCAGGAGCATGCTGGGTAATTCATGATCTATGAACAAACTCAGAAGCCTTCAGCAAACCT is a window from the Puntigrus tetrazona isolate hp1 unplaced genomic scaffold, ASM1883169v1 S000001125, whole genome shotgun sequence genome containing:
- the LOC122341129 gene encoding histone deacetylase 4-like, translated to TVVMPIANEFSPDVVLVSAGFDAVEGHQSPLGGYNVTAKCFGHLTKQLMKLAGGRVVLALEGGHDLTAICDASESCVAALLGDELDPLPLTVLQQKPCPKATASLERVIEIQSKHWTSLQRLAPTVGHSLLDAQRREKDEADTLTAMASLTVDNDQQKTSTETSRSAEEPMEEEPVL